CATACTGTTTTGTAACAATATGGttgagagtaaataatgacagaattgtcattttcagtgaactatccctttaagaccagTATTGGATGGTGCATCAACAAAACACAAGTAGACCTACTGGTTATATTGTTTGTTAGTTTATTATAGATTTAGACATTTTGTTTAAACTGTGCTTAAAACATCAAAACAGTTCATAGGTAGGTAGTCATTCTAAGAGGCGCCAAAAGACAGTTGAAGTTACACAAGACAAAAGGCAAAAGATTTGGATCTgagaaatttgaaaaaaaaaaaattttgactGAAGAGATGGGTTTTGGTTGAAGAGTGGCATTTGGGATGTAATAGATCTCTGTCAAAACTGAGTTATTTGGACAACATTGAAGCGTAATATCTGAAACGGCACACATTTCATATATCCTCTAGGACCTTTACTGAAGCTTTAGTACATTTCTCTCAGTAAGGGTGATCACAAACATATTTCATAATGTATCTGAGAGCAAACCATGTCTCCCTTGCAGTGGAAACGATCTGGTTGGCAGGCAGGAGGAATCCATATTCACCAGTGTCACGCAACTCGAAAGCAAAAGAGTATTTGATGCCACGTAGGTAAGCCCAGTCAACACTTGCACCACTAGCTTGATCTGAAATGAAATGTGAATTTGGCAATACTGAGACAACTTTTTATTCCTGGATATTACATAGATATCATAAcacttttaacttaaaattttaaggcgaccagcttcagcagatttttgagttttctcaacttgtcgttttaagtttatacaacaaaaatttgagaatctcccacaaaaataagttgagcaaactcaaaaatctgctgaagctggtaaaacaattttttttaagttcgctcaacttttttttttttttttacagtgtaggcctTTCGATATGATCTGTAAATCAAACATTTTGTGATactgttcttcaaaatatacaacaataaaagctgtcactggggtggttaaaggtacatatttttatcttatttatcCCTAAATtgggaatagtttacccaaagtGAAAATTTGCTTTGGAGAaggcgttattatggattatggacttgatTTTGGTCACTTtgaactaaaatgtattttgtgtaaCTGTTTACTGATTTTCTGAGAAACCTCAAatttcttctatggcattgaaaacataaaacagaCTTTTTGACAAATCTATATTGTTAAATGTGAAATTCCATGTCTCGGTAAGTGGTTAAAGTATAACCACTTCCACAATCCGCTTACCAATAGTGTGGAAGATGCTTCCAACTTTATAAACGGTGCCATGCCAGGAATTGAGGGCTTTGCTTGCCTTTGTGGCCACATCATGCtagaaaaaaacacacaaaaaatatcaGTGTAAGATCATAAAACAGAAAAGATTCAGAAGAAGaccatagattttttttttaccagttcTGGCCAGTCAGGAGCATCTATGCCGATGTAGCCATAAGGATACATTAAGAACTGCATGTAAGAGTGAAGGGTCATGAAGGATTTGAAATTGCCGTGGCTCATGATGAATTTTGCAATGTTTTTCACTTCGATCTCAGATTGAGAAGAAGGACCCCGGTAGTCTTCAGCGCAGGGGTCATCACTTGCTCCAGGACCTAGAGAAAATGTAGGCACATTTAATAAAGCAAAGTCATTCGAATCTGTTGCAACAAGAGAAAACAACAATATGAATGTACCACCAAATTCAGCATCCCAGTTTCTGTTGAGGTCGACACCTTGGCATTTGGGGTTAGAGGTCGCAGACCGGCTCTTACACCAGAAACGGTAAAGCGGCTGAGGTAATGTTATTTATCAATTTATGCAgtattaaaaacatataaaatgcttctaaatatttatttgtgctttaCAGAAACCAGTGAATGGCTGCTTACACTGGAAGAGCGGTGAGTGAAGACATATCCATCAGGATTGGCCACAATCATCAAGTAAATATCCATTTTACTAAGGATACTGGGCACAGGGGCACGGTTTTCCTTAAAGTCTGTGGCAATCTACAGAGTCAAAAGGTTCAGAATGTTAACTTTATGTTATGTAGACTTTTATTCAATCACCTAAGAGGAactattttttcttctttcagatttGGCTGAATTTGTAATTTTCTTGAGACTGTTTTAGCAACTTATCACTCTGTACTTGATTTGTCAGCACATTGGCCCAACGTTCAAACACTAAACAgtcatgttttgtttattttgaagtCAAGCTTACACGAATGCTACTATAAACTAGTTTCAGAGTTCATTGCTGCTGCACAAGCTCCctttgcttaaaataaaataaattaaactaaataaaaaaaaatcataataaaataaaaatattaaattatataaattaatcataataaaataaaagataaaaaattcATTGTCCTGAGTTGTATTTGCTGAAAATTAGAAAAAAGATTGCAACTGTgcgtaaaagtaaaaaataaatgaataaaagaattAAAAGAATCTCTAAGCATCCATTTTATTAATAAGGAACATTTTCCCAATAATTGGCATCTTAaacaggatttaaaaaaaatatatatagagtTAATGTGCAATGGCAAGTGATCTACAAAACTAAATGTGCAGGCAGATATCATCTTTCCcatcagaaaagaaaaatatacaacccgaattccggaaatgggacgttttttaaatttgaatcaaatgaaaactaaaagactttcaaatcacatgagccaatattttattcaccatagaacataacaaatgtttaaatggagaaattatacacttttatccactaaattagctcatttcaaatttgatacctgctacaggtctcaaaaaagttggcacgggggcaacaaagggctgaaaaagcaagaaattttgaaaaggtTCAGATGgaagaacatctagcaactaattaagttatttgacatcaggtctgtaacataaaatTGATGTCTTAGAAAGgcagtctctcagaagtaaagatgggcagaggctctccaatctgtgaaaaagtgcgtaaaaagattgtgtaatactttaaaaacaacattcctcaacgtcaaattgcaaaggctttgcaaatctcatcatctacagtgtataacatcatcaaaagattcagagaaactggagaaatctctgtgtgtaagggacaaggccgaagacctttgttggatgcccatggtcttcgggccctcagacaacactgcatcactcatcagcatgattctgtcactgACATTattaaatgggcccaggaatacttccagaaaccaatgtcggtaaacacaatccttCGTGCCATCTGCAgttgccaactaaagctctatcatgcaaaaaggaagccatatgtgaacatggtccagaagcgccgtcgtgttctgtgggccaaggctcatttaaaatagactgtttcaaagtggaaaagtgttctatggtcagacgagtccaaatttgacattcttgttggaaatcacggacgccggttcccccgggctaaagaggagggagaccttccagcgtgttatcagcgttcagttcaaaagccagcatctctgatggtatgggggtgtataaatgcatacggtatgggcagcttgcatgttttggaaggcactatgaatgctgaaaggtatataaaggttttagagcaacatatgctcccctccagacggcgtctatttcagggaaggccttgtttatttcagcaggactagggctgcacgatatattgcatgcgattgtcatgcgcatcttgtcagtaaagccggttccgtgattagttgtaaatctccatcacctgctttcaaatgaagcggcatttaatacacagaactgtagtgctgaattggcctgcctgcagtccagatctttcacctatagagaacatatggcgcatcattaaatgaaaaataggtCAAAGAcaaccacgaactcttcagcagctggaaacctatatcaggcaagaatgggaccaaattccaacaccaaaactccagaaactcataacctcgatgcccagacgtcttcaaactgttttgaaaagaagaggagatgctaatgctaatggtaaacatgcccccgtcccaactattttgagacctgtagcaggcatctaATTTGAAacgagctcattttgtgcataaaattgtacaatttctcagtttaaacatttatgttatctatgttctactgtgaatataatattggctcatgtgattcatcatgtgatttgaaattcttttagttttcattttattcaaattttaaaaaatgtcccaacatttccagaattcgggttgtagtcTTACATTCTTATATTTACCATAATAGTTTAGCAAAACAAGAAAATAGCTCTGAATATACTATGACAAACAAACACTTAAGGTATAATTCTTCAGCAATCTCACTCACCCTGTCAGCAAGCCACACTGCAGTCGCATGAGAAATCCACTCCCTCGCATGGATTCCAGCATCAATCCAGATTGCAGGTCTTTTCACTCCACCAGTGCTGAACTggatgcattataaatatataacaaatcaGATAGTGGTATGTAGATATCAGTTTATAAGCATATCATCTGTTTACCTTCAAGACATACATAGAACGGTTCTCATAAGTGCTGCCAATCTTCACTTTAGAGATCAGTTTAGAGTGATTTGCAAGCGTGTCCATAAAATTATAAATCTGAAAagagtgattaaaaaaaatcagatgtttTCTTAAGGTTAGAAATAAGATTGTGCATGTTTTTTGCAAAAGTCAGCCCATGTACTTACAGTTTCCAGGTCATGATAAGCAGCAAAGCTGAAACTTTTGGTCTTGCTTTCTATTTCTGCATTGCGAAccatttcttctctctctctgaccaAAAGTTCCTGACACACAGAAAAAGTTGTGTATTACTGAAAAATCACATCTATTGAAATTTATAGGATTATAATCAATGGTTGACATTCTTATACAAATTGTGTagtttattaatgttattttgtatataGATTTTTGTAAATAACTCACCTGCACATTGTTGATCATGACAGTGAAAGGgatgttgtttttcttgagGAAGTCCTTGACAGCATGCAGACTGGAATGAGGCACACGGATGTCAACAGGTCGTTCAGTAGAGACGGCATGAGTCCAGAAATCCAGCTAGAGGATCACATAATATATAATCCACAATCTGAGAGATTTCCATGTCATATTGCACATTTATGatcaaacaaaagtaaaaatatgTCAGCAGGGATTTAACAGATACCCCAGAATCCACGTCTCTTTCCAGCATTTTCAAAATCTGAATGTGGTCTTCAGATTCTGCATTGATTCTTAGAACTTGGTCTCtgttaagaaagaaaaaaaagacaattataCATTATGAACAAGAAGCAAGGCTGACATACGTTAATAAGTCATAAAAGGAGGAAAAGTATCTGAACTTACCCATTAATGAGCTCCTCGCAGTGAACTGCTGCCAGGAGCGCAAAGACTGCTAGATAGAGTCTCATGTTCTCCTGTTCTGGGAATGATCTCTACTGTAGGTCTCTTTCATGTAGAGCAGCTCTTATACACTCAGAAACCGTTGAAGTTTTACCCTTTTTACGGCTCTTCTAACCATATGATGACTTGCATACTTAAGTGACACCCTTGAACTTCCTTCAATATATTCAGAGAACTGCTCTAGGTCTAGGCCTGAGTTGTAAAGTCAACTGAAAGGTGTGAGGCCACAGTTTTTTCCCCTTCCTCTCGTGCATTAGTATGTTTATGTTTGCTGGTTGGTCAAGAGGAAATGTACACAAGGATCCTTTCCCTATAGGGATGGACCTTTTATATCAAATGACATGGAAATTGCCAATTCCATGACAAACGGGGGATGGAGATACCTGTTATTTGGACCACAAATACATGAAAGAGAgtcatttaataaatgtaaagatataaaaacaaaattgggACAAGGAACCAGAAAAacctaaattaaaaagaaaacattgatTCTCAGTCATTCAGTGTTATTCacgtctaaaaaaaaaatgaatccaAAGCAGGCTGAATTATTTGTAATCACAACATTATTGATGCATAAGTTAACTGGGTATGGAAATAGTTTATTCTGAAACTGATCTGTATCTATCTTTGCCTTCTGTAATAATGGTGTCAGCTGAGACACAACCACTTCCTGTTAACTATGACACTTCAAAATTCTGATGAAAGTATGCCAGACCTCTCGATGGTAAACCCTAGTGTATGAGCGACATACAGAGACAAGGCTGGACTGATCAATGGTGAaccatatacagtggtgtgaaaaagtgttggcccccttcctgatttttttgtttttttgcatgtttgtcacactttaatgtttcagattaatcaaagataacacaagtaaacacaacatgcagtttttaaatgaagttttttattatgaagggaaaacaaaatccaaacccacatggccctgtgtgaaaaagtgcttgccccctaaacctaataactggttgagccaccctttgcagcaacaactgcaatcaagcatttgcgataactggcaatgagtctttcacatcgctgtggaggaattttggcccactcttctttgcagaattgttttaattcagccacattggagggtttctgagcatgaatggactgtttaaggtcatgccacagcatttcaattggatttaagtctggacttgatttggccactccaaaaccttaattttgtttttcttgagccattcagaggtggacttgctgctgtgtttggaatcattgtcctgctgcataacccaagtgtgcttgagcttgaggtcacaaactgatggccggacattctccttcaggattttctgatagagtgcagaattcatggttccatcaattatggcaagtcatccaggttctgaagctgcaaagcagcctcagaccatcacactaccaccaccacgtttgactgttggtatgatgtactttttatgaaatgctgtgttggttttacgccagatgtaacgggacacacaccttccaaaaagttcaacttttgtcgcatcagtccacagaatatttgcccaaaagtcttggggataatcaagatattttttggcaaatgtgagacgagcctttgtgttctttttggtcagcaatggcttttgccttggaactctcccatggatgctgtttttgcccagtctctttcttattgttgaatcatgaacactgaccttatttgaggcaagtgaggcctgcagttctttagatgttgttctgggttcttttatgacctcctggatgagtcgtctttgcgctcttggagtaatgttggtaggccggccactcctgggaaggttcaccactgttccaagttttctccatttgtggataatggctctgaccgtggtttgctggagtcccaaagccttagaaatggctttataaccctttccagactgatacatgtcaactattttgtttctcatctgtttatgaatttctttagatcgcggaatgatgtgttgctctttaaacatgtttcactt
This genomic stretch from Onychostoma macrolepis isolate SWU-2019 chromosome 25, ASM1243209v1, whole genome shotgun sequence harbors:
- the LOC131534926 gene encoding carboxypeptidase A2-like isoform X2, yielding MRLYLAVFALLAAVHCEELINGDQVLRINAESEDHIQILKMLERDVDSGLDFWTHAVSTERPVDIRVPHSSLHAVKDFLKKNNIPFTVMINNVQELLVREREEMVRNAEIESKTKSFSFAAYHDLETIYNFMDTLANHSKLISKVKIGSTYENRSMYVLKFSTGGVKRPAIWIDAGIHAREWISHATAVWLADRIATDFKENRAPVPSILSKMDIYLMIVANPDGYVFTHRSSSPLYRFWCKSRSATSNPKCQGVDLNRNWDAEFGGPGASDDPCAEDYRGPSSQSEIEVKNIAKFIMSHGNFKSFMTLHSYMQFLMYPYGYIGIDAPDWPELHDVATKASKALNSWHGTVYKVGSIFHTIDQASGASVDWAYLRGIKYSFAFELRDTGEYGFLLPANQIVSTARETWFALRYIMKYVCDHPY
- the LOC131534926 gene encoding carboxypeptidase A2-like isoform X1, translating into MRLYLAVFALLAAVHCEELINGDQVLRINAESEDHIQILKMLERDVDSGLDFWTHAVSTERPVDIRVPHSSLHAVKDFLKKNNIPFTVMINNVQELLVREREEMVRNAEIESKTKSFSFAAYHDLETIYNFMDTLANHSKLISKVKIGSTYENRSMYVLKFSTGGVKRPAIWIDAGIHAREWISHATAVWLADRIATDFKENRAPVPSILSKMDIYLMIVANPDGYVFTHRSSSPLYRFWCKSRSATSNPKCQGVDLNRNWDAEFGGTFILLFSLVATDSNDFALLNVPTFSLGPGASDDPCAEDYRGPSSQSEIEVKNIAKFIMSHGNFKSFMTLHSYMQFLMYPYGYIGIDAPDWPELHDVATKASKALNSWHGTVYKVGSIFHTIDQASGASVDWAYLRGIKYSFAFELRDTGEYGFLLPANQIVSTARETWFALRYIMKYVCDHPY